One segment of Cynocephalus volans isolate mCynVol1 chromosome 8, mCynVol1.pri, whole genome shotgun sequence DNA contains the following:
- the FAM167B gene encoding protein FAM167B, with product MSLGPLKFQAVGEEDEEVEEEESLDSVKALTAKLQLQTRRPSYLEWTARVQSQAWCKAQPRPGPGGPGAICGFHSMDSALEWLRRELREMQAQDRQLAGQLLRLRAQLHRLKVDQACHLHQELLDEAELELELEPGAGLVLAPPLRHLGLTRMNISSRRFTLC from the exons ATGTCCCTGGGGCCACTGAAATTTCAGGCGGTGGGCGAGGAAGACGAGGAGGTTGAGGAGGAGGAGAGCCTGGACTCCGTGAAGGCCCTGACAGCCAAGCTGCAGCTGCAGACACGGCGGCCCTCATATCTGGAGTGGACAGCTCGGGTCCAGAGCCAGGCCTGGTGCAAGGCCCAACCCAGACCTGGGCCTGGGGGACCTGGGGCTATCTGCGGCTTCCACTCAATGGACTCCGCCCTTGAGTGGCTCCGACGAGAGCTG CGGGAGATGCAGGCTCAGGACCGGCAGCTGGCAGGACAGCTGCTGAGGCTGCGAGCCCAGCTGCACCGGCTGAAGGTGGACCAAGCCTGTCACCTGCACCAGGAGCTGCTGGATGAGgctgagctggagctggaactggaGCCGGGGGCCGGTCTGGTCCTGGCCCCGCCGCTGCGGCACCTGGGACTCACACGCATGAACATCAGCTCCCGGCGCTTCACCCTCTGCTGA